A region of Kribbella sp. NBC_01245 DNA encodes the following proteins:
- a CDS encoding ABC transporter ATP-binding protein, protein MGVEVRVEGLTKSFGSQLIWGDVSLTLPAGEICVMLGPSGTGKSVFLKTLIGLLKPDKGHVHIEGTDIATCSERELYSIRKLFGVLFQDGAMFGSMNLYDNVAFPLREHTKKSESEVRSIVMEKMEMVGLVGSERKLPGEISGGMRKRAGLARALVLEPEILLFDEPDSGLDPVRTAFLNQLIIDLNEMTQATCLIVTHDINTARTVPDNIGLLYHRHLAMFGPREMLLSSEEPVVRQFLNAQRIGPIGMSEEKDADELARESDQELPPLPPIPLQQLPSSGVLRPSQRPPGEWCRDNGVTPPPGSFEGATVGIS, encoded by the coding sequence GTGGGCGTAGAAGTGCGTGTCGAGGGCCTCACGAAGTCCTTCGGCAGCCAACTCATCTGGGGCGACGTCTCGCTGACGTTGCCGGCCGGAGAAATCTGCGTGATGCTCGGCCCTTCCGGAACCGGCAAGTCCGTATTCCTGAAGACGCTGATCGGTCTGCTCAAGCCCGACAAGGGCCATGTGCACATCGAGGGCACCGATATCGCCACCTGCTCCGAGCGCGAGCTGTACTCGATTCGCAAGCTGTTCGGGGTGCTGTTCCAGGACGGCGCGATGTTCGGCTCGATGAACCTGTACGACAACGTCGCCTTCCCGCTGCGTGAGCACACCAAGAAGTCCGAGTCCGAGGTCCGCTCCATCGTGATGGAGAAGATGGAGATGGTCGGCCTGGTCGGCTCGGAGCGGAAGCTGCCCGGCGAGATCTCCGGCGGGATGCGGAAGCGGGCCGGCCTGGCCCGCGCGCTGGTGCTGGAGCCCGAGATCCTGCTGTTCGACGAGCCCGACTCCGGTCTGGACCCGGTCCGGACGGCGTTCCTGAACCAGCTGATCATCGACCTGAACGAGATGACCCAGGCGACCTGCCTGATCGTCACCCACGACATCAACACCGCCCGGACCGTGCCGGACAACATCGGCCTGCTCTACCACCGGCACCTGGCCATGTTCGGCCCGCGGGAGATGCTGCTGTCCAGCGAGGAGCCGGTGGTCCGCCAGTTCCTGAACGCGCAGCGCATCGGCCCGATCGGCATGTCCGAGGAAAAGGACGCCGACGAGCTGGCCCGCGAGTCCGACCAGGAGCTGCCACCGCTGCCGCCGATCCCGCTGCAGCAGTTGCCGAGCAGTGGCGTGCTGCGCCCGTCGCAGCGCCCACCGGGCGAGTGGTGCCGGGATAACGGCGTCACCCCGCCACCTGGCTCCTTCGAAGGAGCGACGGTAGGTATCTCGTGA